The following proteins come from a genomic window of Alosa sapidissima isolate fAloSap1 chromosome 22, fAloSap1.pri, whole genome shotgun sequence:
- the tspan33a gene encoding tetraspanin-33 isoform X4: MHGWYKKDNQRTKEIGNTIIETEKIKGDKMVISLVLISIGVYARMTKHTEAAMAHLSVDPAILLIVVGSLMFLITFCGCIGSLRENICLLQTFSICLTVIFLLQLAAGILGFVFSDKARGKVTEVINRAIVHYRDDLDLQNLIDFGQKEFSCCGGISYKDWSLNMYFNCTDRRSPESCGVPFSCCLLSKDKSVINTMCGYEMQALKDDKAGEVIHTSGCIDKLVNWIHSNLFLLGGIALGLAVPQLVGIFLSQNLINQIKDQIQLQQYSVAHRSDPWR, from the exons GACAACCAAAGGACCAAAGAAATTGGGAACACTATTATTGAAACCGAGAAGATTAAGGGAGATAAGATG GTGATTTCACTGGTACTGATATCGATTGGTGTTTATGCACGTATGACGAAACATACAG AGGCAGCCATGGCGCACCTGTCGGTGGACCCTGCCATCCTGCTGATAGTCGTGGGCTCACTCATGTTCCTCATCACCTTCTGTGGGTGTATCGGCTCCCTCAGGGAAAACATCTGCCTTCTACAAACA TTTTCCATTTGTCTTACGGTGATCTTCCTGCTGCAGCTGGCTGCTGGCATTCTGGGGTTTGTGTTCTCTGATAAG GCCCGGGGCAAAGTGACTGAGGTCATAAACAGAGCCATTGTCCATTACAGGGATGATTTGGATTTACAAAATCTCATCGACTTTGGTCAGAAAGAG TTTAGCTGCTGTGGAGGTATTTCCTATAAAGACTGGTCCCTGAACATGTACTTCAACTGCACCGACCGCCGCAGCCCTGAGAGCTGTGGTGTGCCCTTCTCTTGCTGCTTGCTCTCTAAAGACAAG TCCGTAATAAACACCATGTGTGGGTATGAGATGCAGGCGCTCAAAGATGATAAAGCAGGAGAGGTCATCCATACAAGCGGCTGCATAGACAAGCTGGTGAACTGGATCCACAGCAACCTGTTCCTTCTAGGAGGCATAGCCCTGGGTTTGGCAGTCCCTCAG CTTGTTGGGATTTTCTTGTCACAAAATCTCATCAATCAGATCAAGGACCAGATCCAGCTTCAGCAGTACAGCGTGGCACACAGATCAGATCCATGGCGTTGA
- the tspan33a gene encoding tetraspanin-33 isoform X1 — MGKRGAQSRDEFSFVSPVVKYVLFFFNMIFWVISLVLISIGVYARMTKHTEAAMAHLSVDPAILLIVVGSLMFLITFCGCIGSLRENICLLQTFSICLTVIFLLQLAAGILGFVFSDKARGKVTEVINRAIVHYRDDLDLQNLIDFGQKEFSCCGGISYKDWSLNMYFNCTDRRSPESCGVPFSCCLLSKDKSVINTMCGYEMQALKDDKAGEVIHTSGCIDKLVNWIHSNLFLLGGIALGLAVPQLVGIFLSQNLINQIKDQIQLQQYSVAHRSDPWR; from the exons ATGGGGAAAAGAGGAGCGCAGTCGAGAGACGAGTTCAGCTTTGTCAGCCCAGTTGTGAAATACGTCCTTTTCTTTTTCAACATGATATTCTGG GTGATTTCACTGGTACTGATATCGATTGGTGTTTATGCACGTATGACGAAACATACAG AGGCAGCCATGGCGCACCTGTCGGTGGACCCTGCCATCCTGCTGATAGTCGTGGGCTCACTCATGTTCCTCATCACCTTCTGTGGGTGTATCGGCTCCCTCAGGGAAAACATCTGCCTTCTACAAACA TTTTCCATTTGTCTTACGGTGATCTTCCTGCTGCAGCTGGCTGCTGGCATTCTGGGGTTTGTGTTCTCTGATAAG GCCCGGGGCAAAGTGACTGAGGTCATAAACAGAGCCATTGTCCATTACAGGGATGATTTGGATTTACAAAATCTCATCGACTTTGGTCAGAAAGAG TTTAGCTGCTGTGGAGGTATTTCCTATAAAGACTGGTCCCTGAACATGTACTTCAACTGCACCGACCGCCGCAGCCCTGAGAGCTGTGGTGTGCCCTTCTCTTGCTGCTTGCTCTCTAAAGACAAG TCCGTAATAAACACCATGTGTGGGTATGAGATGCAGGCGCTCAAAGATGATAAAGCAGGAGAGGTCATCCATACAAGCGGCTGCATAGACAAGCTGGTGAACTGGATCCACAGCAACCTGTTCCTTCTAGGAGGCATAGCCCTGGGTTTGGCAGTCCCTCAG CTTGTTGGGATTTTCTTGTCACAAAATCTCATCAATCAGATCAAGGACCAGATCCAGCTTCAGCAGTACAGCGTGGCACACAGATCAGATCCATGGCGTTGA
- the tspan33a gene encoding tetraspanin-33 isoform X7 translates to MGKRGAQSRDEFSFVSPVVKYVLFFFNMIFWVISLVLISIGVYARMTKHTEAAMAHLSVDPAILLIVVGSLMFLITFCGCIGSLRENICLLQTARGKVTEVINRAIVHYRDDLDLQNLIDFGQKEFSCCGGISYKDWSLNMYFNCTDRRSPESCGVPFSCCLLSKDKSVINTMCGYEMQALKDDKAGEVIHTSGCIDKLVNWIHSNLFLLGGIALGLAVPQLVGIFLSQNLINQIKDQIQLQQYSVAHRSDPWR, encoded by the exons ATGGGGAAAAGAGGAGCGCAGTCGAGAGACGAGTTCAGCTTTGTCAGCCCAGTTGTGAAATACGTCCTTTTCTTTTTCAACATGATATTCTGG GTGATTTCACTGGTACTGATATCGATTGGTGTTTATGCACGTATGACGAAACATACAG AGGCAGCCATGGCGCACCTGTCGGTGGACCCTGCCATCCTGCTGATAGTCGTGGGCTCACTCATGTTCCTCATCACCTTCTGTGGGTGTATCGGCTCCCTCAGGGAAAACATCTGCCTTCTACAAACA GCCCGGGGCAAAGTGACTGAGGTCATAAACAGAGCCATTGTCCATTACAGGGATGATTTGGATTTACAAAATCTCATCGACTTTGGTCAGAAAGAG TTTAGCTGCTGTGGAGGTATTTCCTATAAAGACTGGTCCCTGAACATGTACTTCAACTGCACCGACCGCCGCAGCCCTGAGAGCTGTGGTGTGCCCTTCTCTTGCTGCTTGCTCTCTAAAGACAAG TCCGTAATAAACACCATGTGTGGGTATGAGATGCAGGCGCTCAAAGATGATAAAGCAGGAGAGGTCATCCATACAAGCGGCTGCATAGACAAGCTGGTGAACTGGATCCACAGCAACCTGTTCCTTCTAGGAGGCATAGCCCTGGGTTTGGCAGTCCCTCAG CTTGTTGGGATTTTCTTGTCACAAAATCTCATCAATCAGATCAAGGACCAGATCCAGCTTCAGCAGTACAGCGTGGCACACAGATCAGATCCATGGCGTTGA
- the tspan33a gene encoding tetraspanin-33 isoform X8 — protein sequence MVISLVLISIGVYARMTKHTEAAMAHLSVDPAILLIVVGSLMFLITFCGCIGSLRENICLLQTFSICLTVIFLLQLAAGILGFVFSDKARGKVTEVINRAIVHYRDDLDLQNLIDFGQKEFSCCGGISYKDWSLNMYFNCTDRRSPESCGVPFSCCLLSKDKSVINTMCGYEMQALKDDKAGEVIHTSGCIDKLVNWIHSNLFLLGGIALGLAVPQLVGIFLSQNLINQIKDQIQLQQYSVAHRSDPWR from the exons ATG GTGATTTCACTGGTACTGATATCGATTGGTGTTTATGCACGTATGACGAAACATACAG AGGCAGCCATGGCGCACCTGTCGGTGGACCCTGCCATCCTGCTGATAGTCGTGGGCTCACTCATGTTCCTCATCACCTTCTGTGGGTGTATCGGCTCCCTCAGGGAAAACATCTGCCTTCTACAAACA TTTTCCATTTGTCTTACGGTGATCTTCCTGCTGCAGCTGGCTGCTGGCATTCTGGGGTTTGTGTTCTCTGATAAG GCCCGGGGCAAAGTGACTGAGGTCATAAACAGAGCCATTGTCCATTACAGGGATGATTTGGATTTACAAAATCTCATCGACTTTGGTCAGAAAGAG TTTAGCTGCTGTGGAGGTATTTCCTATAAAGACTGGTCCCTGAACATGTACTTCAACTGCACCGACCGCCGCAGCCCTGAGAGCTGTGGTGTGCCCTTCTCTTGCTGCTTGCTCTCTAAAGACAAG TCCGTAATAAACACCATGTGTGGGTATGAGATGCAGGCGCTCAAAGATGATAAAGCAGGAGAGGTCATCCATACAAGCGGCTGCATAGACAAGCTGGTGAACTGGATCCACAGCAACCTGTTCCTTCTAGGAGGCATAGCCCTGGGTTTGGCAGTCCCTCAG CTTGTTGGGATTTTCTTGTCACAAAATCTCATCAATCAGATCAAGGACCAGATCCAGCTTCAGCAGTACAGCGTGGCACACAGATCAGATCCATGGCGTTGA
- the tspan33a gene encoding tetraspanin-33 isoform X2, with product MVTDQQCQDNQRTKEIGNTIIETEKIKGDKMVISLVLISIGVYARMTKHTEAAMAHLSVDPAILLIVVGSLMFLITFCGCIGSLRENICLLQTFSICLTVIFLLQLAAGILGFVFSDKARGKVTEVINRAIVHYRDDLDLQNLIDFGQKEFSCCGGISYKDWSLNMYFNCTDRRSPESCGVPFSCCLLSKDKSVINTMCGYEMQALKDDKAGEVIHTSGCIDKLVNWIHSNLFLLGGIALGLAVPQLVGIFLSQNLINQIKDQIQLQQYSVAHRSDPWR from the exons ATGGTTACTGATCAGCAATGTcag GACAACCAAAGGACCAAAGAAATTGGGAACACTATTATTGAAACCGAGAAGATTAAGGGAGATAAGATG GTGATTTCACTGGTACTGATATCGATTGGTGTTTATGCACGTATGACGAAACATACAG AGGCAGCCATGGCGCACCTGTCGGTGGACCCTGCCATCCTGCTGATAGTCGTGGGCTCACTCATGTTCCTCATCACCTTCTGTGGGTGTATCGGCTCCCTCAGGGAAAACATCTGCCTTCTACAAACA TTTTCCATTTGTCTTACGGTGATCTTCCTGCTGCAGCTGGCTGCTGGCATTCTGGGGTTTGTGTTCTCTGATAAG GCCCGGGGCAAAGTGACTGAGGTCATAAACAGAGCCATTGTCCATTACAGGGATGATTTGGATTTACAAAATCTCATCGACTTTGGTCAGAAAGAG TTTAGCTGCTGTGGAGGTATTTCCTATAAAGACTGGTCCCTGAACATGTACTTCAACTGCACCGACCGCCGCAGCCCTGAGAGCTGTGGTGTGCCCTTCTCTTGCTGCTTGCTCTCTAAAGACAAG TCCGTAATAAACACCATGTGTGGGTATGAGATGCAGGCGCTCAAAGATGATAAAGCAGGAGAGGTCATCCATACAAGCGGCTGCATAGACAAGCTGGTGAACTGGATCCACAGCAACCTGTTCCTTCTAGGAGGCATAGCCCTGGGTTTGGCAGTCCCTCAG CTTGTTGGGATTTTCTTGTCACAAAATCTCATCAATCAGATCAAGGACCAGATCCAGCTTCAGCAGTACAGCGTGGCACACAGATCAGATCCATGGCGTTGA
- the tspan33a gene encoding tetraspanin-33 isoform X3 — protein MKYMIILMDNQRTKEIGNTIIETEKIKGDKMVISLVLISIGVYARMTKHTEAAMAHLSVDPAILLIVVGSLMFLITFCGCIGSLRENICLLQTFSICLTVIFLLQLAAGILGFVFSDKARGKVTEVINRAIVHYRDDLDLQNLIDFGQKEFSCCGGISYKDWSLNMYFNCTDRRSPESCGVPFSCCLLSKDKSVINTMCGYEMQALKDDKAGEVIHTSGCIDKLVNWIHSNLFLLGGIALGLAVPQLVGIFLSQNLINQIKDQIQLQQYSVAHRSDPWR, from the exons ATGAAGTACATGATCATTTTAATG GACAACCAAAGGACCAAAGAAATTGGGAACACTATTATTGAAACCGAGAAGATTAAGGGAGATAAGATG GTGATTTCACTGGTACTGATATCGATTGGTGTTTATGCACGTATGACGAAACATACAG AGGCAGCCATGGCGCACCTGTCGGTGGACCCTGCCATCCTGCTGATAGTCGTGGGCTCACTCATGTTCCTCATCACCTTCTGTGGGTGTATCGGCTCCCTCAGGGAAAACATCTGCCTTCTACAAACA TTTTCCATTTGTCTTACGGTGATCTTCCTGCTGCAGCTGGCTGCTGGCATTCTGGGGTTTGTGTTCTCTGATAAG GCCCGGGGCAAAGTGACTGAGGTCATAAACAGAGCCATTGTCCATTACAGGGATGATTTGGATTTACAAAATCTCATCGACTTTGGTCAGAAAGAG TTTAGCTGCTGTGGAGGTATTTCCTATAAAGACTGGTCCCTGAACATGTACTTCAACTGCACCGACCGCCGCAGCCCTGAGAGCTGTGGTGTGCCCTTCTCTTGCTGCTTGCTCTCTAAAGACAAG TCCGTAATAAACACCATGTGTGGGTATGAGATGCAGGCGCTCAAAGATGATAAAGCAGGAGAGGTCATCCATACAAGCGGCTGCATAGACAAGCTGGTGAACTGGATCCACAGCAACCTGTTCCTTCTAGGAGGCATAGCCCTGGGTTTGGCAGTCCCTCAG CTTGTTGGGATTTTCTTGTCACAAAATCTCATCAATCAGATCAAGGACCAGATCCAGCTTCAGCAGTACAGCGTGGCACACAGATCAGATCCATGGCGTTGA
- the tspan33a gene encoding tetraspanin-33 isoform X5, whose amino-acid sequence MLKDNQRTKEIGNTIIETEKIKGDKMVISLVLISIGVYARMTKHTEAAMAHLSVDPAILLIVVGSLMFLITFCGCIGSLRENICLLQTFSICLTVIFLLQLAAGILGFVFSDKARGKVTEVINRAIVHYRDDLDLQNLIDFGQKEFSCCGGISYKDWSLNMYFNCTDRRSPESCGVPFSCCLLSKDKSVINTMCGYEMQALKDDKAGEVIHTSGCIDKLVNWIHSNLFLLGGIALGLAVPQLVGIFLSQNLINQIKDQIQLQQYSVAHRSDPWR is encoded by the exons ATGTTAAAA GACAACCAAAGGACCAAAGAAATTGGGAACACTATTATTGAAACCGAGAAGATTAAGGGAGATAAGATG GTGATTTCACTGGTACTGATATCGATTGGTGTTTATGCACGTATGACGAAACATACAG AGGCAGCCATGGCGCACCTGTCGGTGGACCCTGCCATCCTGCTGATAGTCGTGGGCTCACTCATGTTCCTCATCACCTTCTGTGGGTGTATCGGCTCCCTCAGGGAAAACATCTGCCTTCTACAAACA TTTTCCATTTGTCTTACGGTGATCTTCCTGCTGCAGCTGGCTGCTGGCATTCTGGGGTTTGTGTTCTCTGATAAG GCCCGGGGCAAAGTGACTGAGGTCATAAACAGAGCCATTGTCCATTACAGGGATGATTTGGATTTACAAAATCTCATCGACTTTGGTCAGAAAGAG TTTAGCTGCTGTGGAGGTATTTCCTATAAAGACTGGTCCCTGAACATGTACTTCAACTGCACCGACCGCCGCAGCCCTGAGAGCTGTGGTGTGCCCTTCTCTTGCTGCTTGCTCTCTAAAGACAAG TCCGTAATAAACACCATGTGTGGGTATGAGATGCAGGCGCTCAAAGATGATAAAGCAGGAGAGGTCATCCATACAAGCGGCTGCATAGACAAGCTGGTGAACTGGATCCACAGCAACCTGTTCCTTCTAGGAGGCATAGCCCTGGGTTTGGCAGTCCCTCAG CTTGTTGGGATTTTCTTGTCACAAAATCTCATCAATCAGATCAAGGACCAGATCCAGCTTCAGCAGTACAGCGTGGCACACAGATCAGATCCATGGCGTTGA
- the tspan33a gene encoding tetraspanin-33 isoform X6, translated as MADNQRTKEIGNTIIETEKIKGDKMVISLVLISIGVYARMTKHTEAAMAHLSVDPAILLIVVGSLMFLITFCGCIGSLRENICLLQTFSICLTVIFLLQLAAGILGFVFSDKARGKVTEVINRAIVHYRDDLDLQNLIDFGQKEFSCCGGISYKDWSLNMYFNCTDRRSPESCGVPFSCCLLSKDKSVINTMCGYEMQALKDDKAGEVIHTSGCIDKLVNWIHSNLFLLGGIALGLAVPQLVGIFLSQNLINQIKDQIQLQQYSVAHRSDPWR; from the exons ATGGCG GACAACCAAAGGACCAAAGAAATTGGGAACACTATTATTGAAACCGAGAAGATTAAGGGAGATAAGATG GTGATTTCACTGGTACTGATATCGATTGGTGTTTATGCACGTATGACGAAACATACAG AGGCAGCCATGGCGCACCTGTCGGTGGACCCTGCCATCCTGCTGATAGTCGTGGGCTCACTCATGTTCCTCATCACCTTCTGTGGGTGTATCGGCTCCCTCAGGGAAAACATCTGCCTTCTACAAACA TTTTCCATTTGTCTTACGGTGATCTTCCTGCTGCAGCTGGCTGCTGGCATTCTGGGGTTTGTGTTCTCTGATAAG GCCCGGGGCAAAGTGACTGAGGTCATAAACAGAGCCATTGTCCATTACAGGGATGATTTGGATTTACAAAATCTCATCGACTTTGGTCAGAAAGAG TTTAGCTGCTGTGGAGGTATTTCCTATAAAGACTGGTCCCTGAACATGTACTTCAACTGCACCGACCGCCGCAGCCCTGAGAGCTGTGGTGTGCCCTTCTCTTGCTGCTTGCTCTCTAAAGACAAG TCCGTAATAAACACCATGTGTGGGTATGAGATGCAGGCGCTCAAAGATGATAAAGCAGGAGAGGTCATCCATACAAGCGGCTGCATAGACAAGCTGGTGAACTGGATCCACAGCAACCTGTTCCTTCTAGGAGGCATAGCCCTGGGTTTGGCAGTCCCTCAG CTTGTTGGGATTTTCTTGTCACAAAATCTCATCAATCAGATCAAGGACCAGATCCAGCTTCAGCAGTACAGCGTGGCACACAGATCAGATCCATGGCGTTGA